The segment tttaaagaGACAGTATGCCCTATGTACCGCTCTACGTCCATAATAGAAGAcagattttctattttgttgtcAATCCAGCAGCCATCTTTGGTGCAATTTCAGATTCTTGCAGCTCCATGTTCCATGCATAGACCTACTGCTCCACTGTGGTGTGCTTGCCCCCCACACAGTGGATTATCTGGTCCAAAGAACAAATAGTTAAAAACCAGATCAGACTGGGTTACATGGACTCACACACAGGGAAGAATGAGTATGCTGCATACACATCTCCAATGATAATACTTCTGATTGTGCTGTTCAGTCCAAGCTGATCTCATATGGGTTCAGAATAGGAAAGAAAAGTTTGAATGAAATGCACATTATTGCTTACACAACAATATTGGCTTCTGATAGAAATGGTAGCTTTCTAGTAATTTTCAGCAGAGGCATGCAGTGGGCTTTTGTCACTTTCCATAAACTGCTATTCAGATACAATTTGAGGGTTGGTGTGTAGCTGGGCTTTGCAATTTAGCGCTTGACAACCCTTGTGTCAGGTCACGCCATCACTATAGCAACAATATGCTGAATTAGCAGCATAGCAGTGAAGAAAAGAGCTTTGCATTCCACGAGTCCTCCTCGTCTGACTTGTCACTTCAAAAGAAATATTGGCTGAAAGTAGGCATGGAGTGCAGGAGGAAGAGGGCATCAGATTCCCGTAAAAGTATCAGAGTGAAGACaatacacacatgaacacaataGTTAGTTTTTCTTATCTGCAGTGGGGGTTTTTAGGTTGGCATCACTGTTTCCATGTATTTTGTCACACTGTGCACTGACAGCAACCTGATATGCTTATtgtaagattttcttttctcagataGACATGGCATCAGAGCTATCAACTTCCATAAACATCAAGGAGCCCCGGTGGGATCAGAGCACTTTCATAGGACGAGCCAAGCATTTCTTCACTGTCACAGATCCCAGGAATGTTCTCCTGACCAATGAACAActagcacatgcacacaaaatcaTCACTGACTACAGGTAAATTAACTCAGCACTTCACTTGACAGAATGTCAGGTTGGTGCTAATACTGGGTAAAAAGTGGAGTTGGTTTAAGCTGTTATCCGGCTGGTCTTGCAGGAAAGGTATAGTGTCTCCAGAGCTGACAGAGGATGAACTGTGGAGAGCCAAATATGTCTTTGACTCAGCTTTTCACCCTGACACCGGAGAGAAGATGATTTTGATCGGTCGCATGTCGGCACAGGTTCCTATGAACATGACGATCACCGGATGCATGATGACGTTTTATAAGTAAGatctgctttttaattttttactgaATAATATTTGCAAGGAAATATAAGTTTAAAACCCAGAAAAGCATCATTCTTAACTACTTCTGACAATCTTGCAGGACAACTCCTGCTGTGTTGTTCTGGCAGTGGATCAATCAGTCCTTTAATGCAATAGTCAACTATACGAACAGGAGTGGCGATGCTCCAATCACAGTCAGGTAGGAAGCTGGCAGGTAGCGTTAAGACTGGCACATAGACCCTTTAATTCAACCGTTGTTGAAtgaacagttttttctttgatgTGACTGGTGATTCTTGTGTTTACAGTCAGCTTGGCACAGCTTATGTGTCTGCCACCACAGGGGCAGTTGCCACCGCTCTAGGATTAAATGCACTAACAAAGGTATCAGTTCATCTAACCCCATTCTGcatctcattttaatttattgatcTCAGACTCATTGATGTGCTGGCATGAAGATGGAAGCATGTTTGTCATAGAGGAGGAATGTTATTTGCAGGGTACTGCTCAGTAATCAGTCGATGTgccagttattattatttttttttttatttgtgttgaaCATCCTCCTGTATGGTAGAAAAAAAGCCTTCATCTCCaacatgtgaaatttaacaGACTTCCAGTCTGAAAAGTTAAACTTGCTGTTTACgttgattaatttttttcctcatgtttgtctgcatgttctcctgtCGTAGCATATTTCACCTCTGATTGGACGGTTTGTTCCATTTGCTGCTGTAGCTGCCGCTAACTGTATCAACATCCCACTAATGAGACAAAGGTAAGGAGTAAATGAAACAGTACACTTAGTTTTTCTTTAGCTGACTGATGATTTCCTCACACATAATGGCTTCAAggtcaaaactttttttttaatgtaaatacaaaaacttcctaaaatgtacaaatattcAAGCAccaccataaaaaaaatacaaaataatgcaGATGTAACATATTCTTAATCATTCTTGCTAATTCTAAAGGAAAATATCGGGACATGAATGATTCAGAAGTCATTGATTTGTCAGTCATGACTTGCCATCATGGCCCAGATTGTGCAAAACAGACCCAAACCATGATACTACCGCCATGTTTTACAGATAGGATAAGGTTCTTGTGTAGGAGTGTATTCCTTCTTTCAAGCAAAtctcttttaattaaattaagaaaGTTCTATTTTAGTCTCATCTGTGCACAAAACATTTCCTGTGTTGCTCTGGCTGGTCCACATGGTCTCTGGCAAACTGCAGTCTGACACAATGTTCCCTTTGGAGAGCAGCGTCTGTGTCCTTGTAGCTGTGCCCTGATGGTTGACTCAAGAATATTAACATTAACCTCTGAGATTAGCCCGTTTGTTTGTTCAAGTTACCCTGAGATCCTTTGTGAACTTACTGAAGATTAATACCTTGAAGGTCCAGTTTATCTGACTGTAGGTGGGATCTAAATTGATTTATAATCCTTTCCATCGTAATAAGGatcaacaactttttttctttcctgaggTCCTCAGAAATCTCCTTCAATGGCGTCTTAACACAGACATTATGTAGACCATCATTCTTcccattctttaaataaaatccaatcACATGATCATTATCCTGTTTATTGAAAACCCCTGACTATCACTTCCTTGTGAATCTCATCTTATAGCATTTTCACAAATGCTTTGCAGTGTGTTCACTTTTTCAGGAGGACCTGCGTCCAGTTCAGCTTTAGTAGCCCCCTCAGAACTTCATTGTACATGAAACTGCATATTGTCAATAAAGCCTATTCTAATaaaaatttttctttgtctgcagGGAGCTCCAACATGGCATTCCCATAACAGATGAAAACGACAACAGGTTAGGAGAATCAACAAAAGCTGCACAGCAGGCAATCTCTCAGGTTGTGGTCTCCAGGATCCTCATGGCCTCTCCAGGAATGGGTAAATCAAACATCTGTCATTTCAGTTTAGATACTTCAGGGTTATCCTGCATTAATTCATATTTCATCTGTGTCTTTTCAGCTATTCCCCCATTTTTAATGAATCATCTGGAAAAGAAGGCATTTCTGAAGGTAAGACTTTTCTAAATTAGTTGCTCCCTTTAAGGCACAAATTGAGGAACGGAGTAAATAATGATTTAGAAATACAAGGAAGCTAAAatggtgagatttttttttaactaatcaCTCATTAGAGGAGCAAAAACTGCTGATGCCACACTGGTACTGGAGTTCATCGCTGCTTTTGTGTCCCTCATTGGTTTTTCTGCCTGGTCTTTTCAGAAGTTCCCATGGATGAGTGCACCTATTCAAGTCAGCCTGGTGGGATTCTGGTGAGTTGTCAAAGATGGCCCACCTGATAAGCTCTCATGGGGGATACCTTTGAAATTTTAGCCGAGTTTCTTACAACTGCTATataacacaaaaagaaaatttatttatttatatatatatatatatatatatacatatatggcatcattttaaatttggcCATTGAAGTTTCTGTGTGGTAAGTCTGATGAAAATGCGCTTATAAGAGCTAATTGTGTTGGTGATAGATCTAATCTCTTGTTTTCACAGATCCCATTCTTTCTTCCTATGAAagatttttcacacacacacacacacatcatcccaaCGTTTCACTGATGCATCCTCCTCCCCTCTGATCAAGCTTAGCGTGACCATTTAATATCATGTGCAGCTTTCCTTTGCTTCAAATGACATGACAGTGATTAGCAGTACATCCTGCCAAATGGCTCAAACATCAGTCCAGACCTGCTGTGGTGCATATGGTTGTGTGTAGGGGTGTACTGAATTTACATTTTGCTTGACAATCAACCACATTTGCCCTCTAATTATGTCTTCTAATGATGCCAGAGTGGCTCATATGCCTGCATCTTTcatgcatgttgttttttttttctttagcctgGTGTTTGCTACTCCTCTGTGCTGCGCATTGTTCCCTCAGAAGAGGTGAGTGAATTTCTAAACTTGACCCAGAGATAACAGTAAGTCTCATCTTCCTCAAGCTGAATAATTGCAGTGTGCAGGATTCTTTTCTGCCTCAGAGGTCACATTACATGCCTACTCTGAATGTGTTTCACTCCCCCACCCTATCCAGCTCTATGTCAGTCAGCCGCCTGGAGCCAGAGCTGCAGGAGAAAATCCGGGCCAGCCACCCAGAAGTGGAGAGGGTGTACTTCAACAAAGGGCTATGAGTGTGTAGCCCCTCATCCAAACTTTGCCGTGACACAGCTACAGCCTCGGCCCTCACCTCTCTGCCAGCTCTCCTCATTCAGTGTGCCAAAGTTAAGTTTTTGTCTCATTTCCACCATTCAGATGGACATTTGAAGACTCCCTCTCTCAGTTAGCCTCTTTGTAATGAGATGTTCACTTTTGTCAGTGTGATTGTTGAATTTATAGGAAGTGCTAGGGAAGGTTTTCTCTAGCTGGACCagattaaaaagtttaacatttCTCAAAACAAATGTATTGTGGCCCTTGTTAGATTGTTTAAagtggacttttttttaaagtggtgACTTGTTGATCATATATTGCCACAAACCCTTTGTCATACTTTCCTACTTAAGGCTGGAGGCCAGTTTATTATTTACCTGCTTTTTACCTGATTATAATCAGTTTTGCGGTTGTCACATTTGCCAAATCTTTactcacattttttttagatatctACAAACTCCTACATTTATTTCAAAGAGTAATTTATCTTACTTGAATTGAGTTTAATTGCCAAAACAGTAACATGAAACGAGTCTCCTTACGTCTAACCACGTATCATAAAAACAATACTCAAGGAATCTGCCATGTAACATTTGATGTAATGATGGTGGCAGCCATTGATGGGCCAACATGGTGCTATTTGTCTTAATAATCAGTCTTTCACATATTTATTCTACTTGCCAGACATGTTATGAACAAACCACTCCTCACCTGAGCATCATTGGACGTAACCATGCGCTCTCTCACAGGTTATTACTTAACACACAGGCACTATGTTCACTCTTACTTCTAAGATGCCAAATCTCAAAGACGATGTGATGATGTAAATTCAATGACTTACGTAGGTACTGCACAAGGTGGCACATTTTGAAATTCTGTAGAAGTTCAATCATATTGATTTTGAAGTTTTAAAGCACATTTCTAGATATATTTGGAGTAGTGTAAGTTGTTAGGGAAAATGCCCTAAACACTCTGACTTTATCAGACCTTTCCCCGTcatgaattctgttttttttttttgtttttttttttacatttctgtgaaACATTTCAGCCTGGTGAGCATGAGGAATGTAGAAACTCTCAGCTAGGAATCTGCAGCAACAGTCTCCTGCCTCGTGCTTCATCGTATTTCACAGTATTGGTTAAAAAATTTGCTTACAGTTATGTGAGCACACTATGACAGAGTTCAAGCATGGTGGGCTGATAAAGCAGGTGCAGGCTGATGTAACACTGCTCCCCCCCCACCCATTCTTTGTACTGCAGCAGTTAATATTCTTGACAATCAGCTGTGTTTGGACACAGCTGGTGGTGTGAACTCTCTACTGGTGGACTCCTGTCTTCTATTCTGCTAGTGCACAAAACTGTGACATTACATCAGTTATATATTTTCAATTCAGGgatgagaataaaaaaagatggactTAAAgccacaaaatctaaaaacaacTAATTCATATTAtgaattttaaatgtatgtttaaGGACCAAATGTGTAACAGGATTATGTGCTccatttaatgcaaatgtttacattttttttaattgaaatatgACAAACTTGTGAAGATTGATTTAGTTCCACTGCATCCTTTCCTCATTGTGGTGTAATTTCTGGAagttgttaaatgtttaaaatgctgtAATTTCCCCACGTGTATTGCTGTATAAGTAACTTTACTTTTGGTTCTCAGTGTTCTTACAGAAAGACGAATCGGAGCTGCTCCTTGCCGATTTAAAGTTTGTTATTCTCGTGTTCAAGGTAACTGAATGTAGCATTTTCCAGTTCCAGGTGTTTACGGTGTGTTAGTCTAGAAAAGCACAATATTGTAACACGTCAAATGCtgcatatttttaaatcttacaTCTGCTCAGTTTCATGGCCACAATCATTTTGTACTGCATTCTTGTGAGGGAGGAAAAATGGGAAGAAATATGAAActatcatttaacatttaattgcaGTTGAGAGctcatttgttttatgttaaaaatttaACTACCTAATAATGAACACACTCACAAGCTCGACCCTACCACAACAAATCGCATTTCGCTGCAGTCAAATAGATGCAAAAGGGACTCAAAAGGAAGAAGTCATtgcattaattttaaattaagttttaaaatgatgtgaaaaaaCTGTATTTGATTGCTGTGCAGTACTCTGGGGGTGATGTAATGCTCGAACTAACTGGATAAAATAAAGTTGATACTGGTGTGCTGGTGTCTGTGTGGTAATGAGCGTACGTCTCCATGGTGCCATCTTCTGGCCAAAAGTGGACATGGCAGGGTTGTGTTATAAAAGCATTTTATTCCAAGGCACACAATGTTCAGAAGAACTATGGAAGGTCAAACATGGACTGCACATATATCTGAAGCCCCGTGGACATTTTCACAAAGCATTGCACGCAAACATTCGATTGGTAAACTGGACTTTCTGCCTATTTGATCACGTAAAATAAAGTATGGCAATCTATGATAGTAATCTCAGTTAATATGTATAATgtgaatttattaaacaatCTACTTCAGTGTTTGATGCTCAGGAACTTGTTTGGCATTAGCATTAATCCTATTTAAAAAGCTGTGAAACTAATACATTTGCAACACTTAAAATCTTAGGAACAGTAACACCATCTTACCAACTGTAACTATAAACAGGACATGAATGCATTTacagtttgacatttttatagCAAAAACTATTTGCAGCAGGTAAAGTAATCGAAGGACAATGTAGTCCATCAATGTAACAACTTCTGCTTAAATGCAAGAGTGAATAATGTTCACATTCAATGACCAAAGGTGCagaaagatcttttttttttttgttaaatcattGACCTTTGTTCGCACTATATGCACATTCAGTCCAATAACTTAAGTTTGGTGCTATCTTTGGAATGTGTTGGACTTTGCCGAGGTGGCATTTCGTATTGGCACTTGGGTAATCAACATCTACAGTTCAGTCCATTATGTTTAGCAAACAATAAGTTTGCTGCTTGTTACAAGGCTTCCTAGATCGAGTTTTAACTCTTTGCtaaataattacacattttGGGAAAATAATAATTGACATTTGGATTGGATTCAAGAATAAAATCTTCATATATTTTCACTTCTTCATATAggatataatgaaaaaaagataaataatgacaATATAAATAGTGTGGAGTATAATTTCACAAAAGTGTATGTAATTTTCCTTTTAAGGAAAACTGGTAAAACAAACCTCTGCAGTGTCCGCTCTTACAAGGGG is part of the Melanotaenia boesemani isolate fMelBoe1 chromosome 7, fMelBoe1.pri, whole genome shotgun sequence genome and harbors:
- the sfxn1 gene encoding sideroflexin-1 translates to MASELSTSINIKEPRWDQSTFIGRAKHFFTVTDPRNVLLTNEQLAHAHKIITDYRKGIVSPELTEDELWRAKYVFDSAFHPDTGEKMILIGRMSAQVPMNMTITGCMMTFYKTTPAVLFWQWINQSFNAIVNYTNRSGDAPITVSQLGTAYVSATTGAVATALGLNALTKHISPLIGRFVPFAAVAAANCINIPLMRQRELQHGIPITDENDNRLGESTKAAQQAISQVVVSRILMASPGMAIPPFLMNHLEKKAFLKKFPWMSAPIQVSLVGFCLVFATPLCCALFPQKSSMSVSRLEPELQEKIRASHPEVERVYFNKGL